The following proteins are encoded in a genomic region of Streptomyces gobiensis:
- a CDS encoding SigE family RNA polymerase sigma factor, with the protein MTTLHGTKTSAVLHTRLHTTSVPVARSAEKSGADGGTSKLGGGRGCARGTGRQRPAYIAAVTDGATTAARGDRQGEGADRDGSREDAVSEAEFTAYVRERRASLYATAYHLTGDRFEAEDLLQSALFSTYRAWDRISDKAAVGGYLRRTMTNLHISAWRRRKLNEYPTEELPEAPAAGEYDAMRGTELRAVLWQALARLPELQRTMLVLRYYEGRTDPEIADILSISVGTVKSSIWRSLRRLRDDEVLAFGRDQEECFGELVA; encoded by the coding sequence ATGACCACACTGCACGGAACCAAGACCAGCGCAGTTCTGCACACGCGTCTGCACACCACTTCGGTTCCGGTCGCCCGGAGCGCGGAGAAGTCCGGTGCTGATGGGGGCACCTCCAAGCTTGGGGGAGGGCGGGGGTGCGCTCGCGGCACCGGGCGTCAGCGCCCGGCGTATATCGCCGCGGTGACCGATGGCGCAACAACGGCGGCCCGGGGGGACCGCCAGGGGGAGGGCGCGGACAGGGACGGAAGCCGCGAGGACGCGGTCTCCGAGGCGGAGTTCACCGCCTATGTACGTGAGCGCCGCGCCTCCCTGTACGCCACCGCCTACCACCTGACCGGTGACCGCTTCGAGGCCGAGGATCTGCTGCAGAGCGCGCTGTTCTCCACGTACCGCGCCTGGGACCGGATCAGCGACAAGGCGGCCGTCGGCGGCTACCTCCGCCGCACCATGACGAACCTGCACATCAGCGCATGGCGCCGCCGCAAGCTGAATGAGTACCCGACCGAGGAGCTGCCCGAGGCGCCGGCCGCCGGAGAGTACGACGCGATGCGCGGCACCGAGCTGCGCGCCGTTCTCTGGCAGGCCCTCGCGCGCCTTCCCGAGCTGCAGCGCACGATGCTGGTGCTGCGCTACTACGAGGGCCGTACGGACCCGGAGATCGCCGACATCCTCAGCATCAGCGTCGGCACCGTGAAGAGCAGCATCTGGCGCTCGCTGCGCCGGCTGCGCGATGACGAGGTACTGGCCTTCGGCCGGGACCAGGAGGAGTGCTTCGGCGAGCTGGTCGCCTGA
- a CDS encoding LysR family transcriptional regulator produces MSPTLQQLRYLAAVADCRSITGAAAAVYVAQPALSRAIQALERDLGVELLIRTGRGVELTPEGARVVRLTRIVLSAVDAIEDISPARGHGALSISATPTLAIDLATALLPGFTQAHPGVRVRLVQYDSREAVAQSLRDGDSALALVDLPVDKELASFPLQEREVVLISPTGTRLPDPMPFDRLDGLPLVLPTPGTGRRTELEEMFGRLRVRPMAALEVDERLAWVTAVSAGHGSLIWYRDTAVRAFGNRVEIRSFVQPLLRPVGIAHARRALDRDARAFLTYVRLGGPVREPAR; encoded by the coding sequence ATGTCCCCGACCCTGCAGCAGTTGCGCTATCTCGCGGCGGTGGCCGACTGCCGCTCGATCACCGGCGCGGCCGCCGCCGTCTATGTCGCCCAGCCCGCGCTCTCCAGGGCGATCCAGGCCCTGGAGCGGGATCTGGGGGTGGAGCTCCTGATCCGTACCGGCCGTGGTGTGGAGCTGACCCCGGAGGGGGCCAGGGTGGTGCGGCTGACCCGGATCGTGCTGAGCGCCGTCGACGCCATTGAGGACATCAGCCCGGCGCGTGGCCATGGCGCGCTGTCCATCTCCGCGACACCCACCCTCGCGATCGACCTGGCGACCGCGCTGCTGCCCGGCTTCACCCAGGCGCACCCGGGGGTCCGGGTACGGCTGGTCCAGTACGACAGCCGGGAGGCGGTGGCCCAGTCGCTGCGGGACGGTGACAGCGCGCTCGCGCTGGTCGATCTGCCGGTGGACAAGGAGCTGGCCAGCTTTCCCTTGCAGGAGCGCGAGGTGGTGCTGATCTCGCCGACGGGGACCAGGCTGCCGGATCCGATGCCGTTCGACCGGCTGGACGGGCTGCCGCTGGTGCTGCCGACGCCCGGCACCGGGCGGCGTACGGAGCTGGAGGAGATGTTCGGGCGGCTCCGGGTGCGCCCGATGGCCGCGCTGGAGGTGGATGAACGGCTCGCCTGGGTCACCGCCGTAAGCGCCGGGCACGGCTCGCTGATCTGGTACCGGGATACGGCGGTACGGGCCTTTGGGAACCGGGTGGAGATACGGTCCTTCGTACAGCCGTTGCTGCGGCCGGTCGGCATCGCGCACGCCCGGCGGGCGCTGGACCGCGACGCGCGGGCCTTCCTCACGTACGTCCGGCTGGGCGGGCCGGTCCGGGAACCGGCCCGGTAG
- a CDS encoding uridine kinase family protein gives MNDTARVILLTGPSGSGKSSLAARTGLPVLRLDDFYKEGDDPSLPRIAGGASGSGGGGDTDWDAPGSWDAEAAVAAVRELSETGRTTVPVYDIAASARVGRAEIELAGSPLFIAEGIFAAEIAGRCQELGLLADALCLRGRPATTFRRRLVRDVREGRKSLPVLVRRGWRLMRAEPAIVRRHAALGAYPCRKQEALARIAEASALTV, from the coding sequence AACGACACCGCCCGCGTGATCCTGCTGACCGGCCCCTCCGGCTCTGGGAAGTCCTCGCTCGCCGCCCGTACGGGCCTGCCCGTGCTGCGCCTCGACGACTTCTACAAGGAAGGGGACGACCCCTCGCTGCCGCGGATCGCGGGCGGAGCCAGCGGCAGCGGAGGCGGAGGCGATACGGACTGGGACGCCCCCGGGTCCTGGGACGCCGAGGCCGCCGTGGCGGCGGTGCGGGAGCTGAGCGAGACGGGGCGTACGACCGTGCCGGTGTATGACATCGCGGCCAGTGCCCGGGTCGGAAGGGCCGAGATCGAGCTGGCCGGCTCGCCCCTTTTTATCGCGGAGGGGATCTTCGCCGCGGAGATCGCCGGACGCTGCCAGGAGCTGGGGCTGCTCGCTGACGCACTGTGTCTGCGCGGGCGCCCGGCGACGACCTTCAGGCGAAGGCTGGTCCGCGATGTGCGGGAGGGGCGTAAGTCACTACCGGTGCTGGTGCGGCGGGGCTGGCGCCTGATGCGGGCGGAGCCGGCCATCGTCCGGCGGCATGCCGCGCTGGGTGCCTATCCCTGTCGCAAACAGGAGGCGTTGGCCCGGATCGCGGAGGCCAGCGCGCTTACGGTTTGA
- the afsQ1 gene encoding two-component system response regulator AfsQ1, with the protein MPFLLLIEDDDAVRTALEMGLTRQGHRVVTAASGEDGLKLLREQRPDLIVLDVMLPGIDGFEVCRRIRRTDQLPIILLTARSDDIDVVVGLESGADDYVVKPVQGRVLDARIRAVMRRGERESNDAAAFGNLVIDRSAMTVTKNGEDLQLTPTELRLLLELSRRPGQALSRQQLLRLVWEHDYLGDSRLVDACVQRLRAKVEDVPSSPTLIRTVRGVGYRLDTPQ; encoded by the coding sequence GTGCCTTTCCTGTTGCTGATCGAGGACGATGACGCTGTCCGTACCGCCCTGGAGATGGGTCTGACCCGTCAGGGCCACCGCGTGGTGACCGCCGCGTCCGGCGAGGACGGCCTCAAACTGCTGCGTGAGCAGCGCCCCGACCTGATCGTGCTGGATGTGATGCTCCCCGGAATCGACGGCTTTGAGGTCTGCCGCCGGATCCGGCGCACGGACCAGTTGCCGATCATCCTGCTGACCGCCCGCAGCGATGACATCGATGTGGTGGTGGGCCTGGAGTCGGGCGCCGACGACTACGTGGTGAAGCCCGTGCAGGGCCGGGTGCTCGATGCCCGCATCCGCGCGGTGATGCGGCGTGGTGAGCGGGAGTCCAATGACGCGGCGGCGTTCGGCAATCTGGTCATCGACCGTTCGGCGATGACGGTGACGAAGAACGGCGAGGATCTGCAACTGACCCCCACCGAGCTGCGGTTGCTGCTGGAGCTGAGCCGACGGCCCGGTCAGGCGCTGTCCCGGCAGCAGCTGCTGCGACTGGTGTGGGAGCACGACTATCTCGGTGACTCGCGGCTGGTGGACGCCTGTGTCCAGCGGCTGCGCGCGAAGGTCGAGGACGTGCCCTCTTCCCCGACCCTGATCCGTACCGTGCGTGGGGTCGGTTATCGGCTGGACACACCCCAGTGA